One part of the Chryseobacterium mulctrae genome encodes these proteins:
- a CDS encoding vWA domain-containing protein: MNTLKVLTVTASVFAFLSAGKISDNRCSSKANEREIIESNISNQPQILVSKDNKIQVALLLDTSNSMDGLIDQVKSRLWNIVNTLTTLKYNGQAPQVEIALYEYGNDGLKDENYIRQVTPLTQDLDLVSEKLFALRTNGGNEYCGAVIRDASSNLKWDGNEKSMKLIYIAGNEPFDQGKISYKDVISKAKTKNIYTNTIFCGSREEGIQSHWQNGASLGDGKYFNIDSDQKVIYIETPYDVKISQYNSKLNDTYISYGSRGYEMKNKQTTQDSNAEMQSASNAVERAVSKSKKNAYKNDHWDLVDKVEKDKSYISSIKEDELPSELKGKSKDEIKKIVVQKSADRDKIQKEIEVLARKRQEFIDIETKKRGSSEGDDLGKAIERSLLEISKKNGYSL; encoded by the coding sequence ATGAACACATTAAAAGTTTTAACAGTAACAGCAAGCGTATTCGCTTTTTTGAGTGCAGGTAAAATTTCAGATAACCGTTGCAGCAGCAAAGCCAACGAAAGAGAAATTATAGAGAGTAACATTTCAAATCAACCACAAATTTTGGTTTCAAAAGACAATAAAATTCAGGTTGCTTTGCTTTTGGATACTTCCAACAGTATGGATGGATTAATCGATCAGGTAAAGTCAAGACTTTGGAATATCGTTAATACACTGACGACTTTAAAATATAACGGACAAGCACCACAAGTGGAAATTGCTCTTTATGAATACGGAAATGATGGTTTAAAAGATGAAAATTACATCAGACAAGTAACTCCGTTAACGCAAGATTTAGATTTAGTTTCGGAAAAACTTTTCGCTTTAAGAACCAATGGCGGAAATGAATATTGCGGAGCAGTCATTCGTGATGCATCATCCAATTTGAAATGGGATGGAAACGAAAAAAGTATGAAACTTATTTACATCGCCGGAAATGAACCTTTCGACCAAGGAAAAATCAGTTATAAAGATGTTATTTCTAAAGCTAAAACCAAAAACATTTACACGAATACGATCTTCTGCGGAAGCCGTGAAGAAGGCATTCAATCGCATTGGCAAAACGGAGCGAGCTTAGGAGACGGAAAATATTTTAATATTGACAGCGACCAAAAAGTAATTTATATTGAAACGCCTTATGATGTGAAAATTTCACAATACAATTCCAAGCTAAACGACACTTATATTTCTTACGGAAGCCGTGGTTATGAAATGAAAAATAAGCAAACGACCCAAGATTCAAATGCAGAAATGCAATCTGCTTCGAATGCTGTTGAAAGAGCAGTAAGTAAGTCGAAGAAAAACGCTTACAAAAATGATCATTGGGATTTGGTAGATAAAGTTGAAAAAGACAAAAGCTACATTTCATCAATAAAAGAGGATGAATTACCTTCTGAATTAAAAGGAAAAAGCAAAGATGAAATCAAAAAAATTGTGGTTCAAAAATCTGCAGACCGAGATAAAATTCAAAAAGAAATTGAAGTTCTCGCAAGAAAAAGACAGGAATTTATTGATATTGAAACCAAAAAACGAGGAAGTTCTGAAGGCGATGACTTAGGAAAAGCGATTGAGAGATCACTATTGGAAATCAGCAAAAAAAATGGTTATAGTTTATAA
- a CDS encoding Crp/Fnr family transcriptional regulator: protein MKSNEFTKTYFEQNSFLTDKDRDKLLEMVQIIDYPANKIVLHRGELLSQVGIVIKGLIRVYDKNDKTVWLVPENDVYGSIEVLALKQPSSFTYETLEETTLFLLNYQDMENAIQEYPNIAILLLMYWKSTAMNIYNHFHSFLHLTPEERYLELLSQNSKLILRVKSKDLATYLGMHPVSLSRLKKRYFSTK from the coding sequence ATGAAATCTAATGAATTTACTAAAACCTATTTCGAGCAAAATAGTTTTTTGACTGATAAGGATAGAGATAAATTACTCGAAATGGTACAAATTATTGATTATCCTGCAAATAAAATAGTATTACATCGAGGAGAACTACTCAGCCAAGTTGGTATTGTAATAAAGGGTTTAATAAGGGTATATGATAAAAATGATAAGACTGTTTGGCTGGTTCCAGAGAATGATGTATATGGGTCAATAGAAGTTTTAGCGCTTAAGCAACCTTCCTCATTTACTTATGAAACATTAGAAGAAACAACATTATTTTTATTGAATTATCAAGACATGGAAAATGCCATTCAGGAATATCCAAATATCGCAATATTGCTTCTAATGTATTGGAAAAGCACAGCTATGAATATATATAACCACTTTCACTCTTTTCTTCATCTAACTCCCGAAGAAAGATATCTTGAATTACTTAGCCAAAATTCTAAATTAATTTTACGTGTAAAATCTAAAGATTTGGCAACATATTTAGGAATGCATCCTGTTTCTTTGAGTCGGTTAAAAAAAAGATATTTCAGCACAAAATAA
- a CDS encoding NAD(P)/FAD-dependent oxidoreductase: MDLKSNEPFWLLKNGLISSYPSLKSDEECDVLVIGGGITGSLIAHQMIKDGYQTILIDKREICNGSTSATTSMLQYEIDTPLYELIEMIGEKGAVESYKACSKSIDDLEKLTKEIKARSGFKRKQSLYFASKKKDAIWLEKEYEARRKAGFDVTWLGIEDIEEKFGFQNTYGGILSKQGASIDAFKFAHELLRFNVNKGLKVFDKTEMKSVKYLRDHNLALTTDGFNIKAKKIIYCVGYESSTLIKEHFVDLKSTFAVVSEIDNDKFKNIEHTLVWNTDDPYIYMRTTDDERLLIGGGDEDFSDPQKRDSLLNKKEKEILKNLKRIKPDYHFYTDFVWAGTFGETKDGLPYIGAHEGFKNSYFVLGFGGNGITFSVTGMEMASAFMKNKKHKLSEYFKFRR; this comes from the coding sequence ATGGACTTGAAATCTAACGAACCTTTCTGGCTTTTAAAAAATGGTTTAATATCTTCCTATCCTTCCCTGAAATCTGATGAAGAATGTGATGTTCTTGTGATTGGTGGTGGAATTACAGGAAGTCTTATTGCCCATCAAATGATAAAAGACGGATATCAAACCATTTTAATTGATAAACGCGAAATCTGCAATGGAAGCACTTCAGCGACAACCTCGATGTTGCAGTATGAAATTGATACTCCGCTGTACGAATTGATTGAAATGATTGGTGAAAAAGGTGCGGTAGAAAGTTACAAAGCTTGTTCGAAATCTATAGATGACCTGGAAAAACTGACAAAAGAAATAAAAGCCCGATCTGGTTTTAAGAGAAAGCAGTCTTTATATTTTGCGTCGAAAAAGAAAGATGCGATTTGGCTGGAAAAGGAATATGAAGCCCGAAGAAAAGCAGGATTTGATGTGACATGGCTCGGAATTGAAGATATTGAAGAAAAATTCGGATTTCAAAATACATACGGTGGAATTTTATCTAAACAGGGAGCAAGTATCGATGCTTTTAAATTTGCTCACGAATTGCTGAGATTTAATGTCAATAAAGGTTTAAAAGTTTTTGATAAAACAGAAATGAAATCGGTGAAATATTTACGAGATCATAATTTGGCATTAACGACTGATGGCTTTAATATTAAAGCAAAGAAAATTATTTATTGTGTAGGTTATGAAAGTTCAACACTGATAAAGGAACATTTCGTAGATCTTAAAAGTACGTTTGCCGTAGTTTCTGAAATTGACAATGATAAATTTAAAAATATAGAACACACTCTTGTTTGGAATACAGATGATCCCTACATTTATATGAGAACGACAGATGATGAAAGACTTTTGATTGGCGGTGGAGACGAAGATTTTTCTGATCCACAAAAACGCGATTCTTTACTAAATAAAAAAGAAAAAGAAATTCTGAAAAACCTGAAAAGAATAAAACCTGATTATCATTTTTACACTGATTTTGTGTGGGCGGGAACTTTTGGTGAAACGAAAGATGGACTTCCATACATCGGCGCTCATGAAGGTTTCAAAAACTCGTATTTCGTTTTAGGATTTGGTGGAAACGGAATTACTTTTTCTGTCACAGGAATGGAAATGGCTTCGGCTTTTATGAAAAATAAAAAACACAAGCTTTCTGAATATTTTAAATTTAGAAGATAG
- a CDS encoding SpoIIAA family protein has product MITILNDAPENVAAFNATGEVTKEDFENLVIPYVKNKVEQFDELNYLLYLDTDLSNFTMGAWLQDALLGIKNITKWNRAAIVTDEEGVQNFTDIFSVLMPGEFKSFPKENLYNALYWCQNGNEVHK; this is encoded by the coding sequence ATGATAACAATACTTAATGATGCTCCGGAAAATGTAGCAGCTTTCAATGCAACTGGTGAAGTAACCAAAGAAGATTTTGAGAATCTTGTCATTCCTTACGTGAAGAATAAAGTAGAACAATTTGATGAATTAAATTACCTCCTTTATTTAGATACCGATTTAAGCAATTTTACGATGGGAGCCTGGCTTCAGGATGCACTTTTAGGTATAAAAAATATTACCAAATGGAACAGAGCAGCCATTGTAACAGATGAGGAAGGAGTGCAGAATTTCACTGATATTTTTAGTGTTTTAATGCCCGGAGAATTTAAATCTTTTCCAAAAGAGAATCTCTACAATGCTTTGTATTGGTGTCAAAACGGAAATGAAGTTCATAAATAA
- a CDS encoding MFS transporter has translation MMFDKRILPLAIGGLAIGTTEFTIMGLLPDIAKTLQITIPQAGHLIAAYALGVVIGAPILIGYSVKFPPKKVLLALMVIFTIFNALSAIAPDYNSMLIIRFMSGLPHGAFFGVGTVVASRMAGKGKEALYISLMFTGLTVANLAMVPLVTYIGHEFHWRWYFAIVGVIGIATLLALKLWLPVMEKKEDSHFLEELKFLKGKQSWLVLMITAIGFGGLFTWFSYITPLMTVVSKIESGYMAYVMILAGAGMVVGNLAGGFLSDRLGPEKTCSLLLFLMMTSLAGVFFLSQYQSISLMLTFICGALSMSVAAPINIMMMKAAPKSEMMAAAFMQAAFNIANAMGAFLGGIPLEHGLSYNYPSLVGVGMTVIGLIISIVYFYLYRSSDEDEKEIAVECATCDQ, from the coding sequence ATGATGTTTGATAAAAGAATTTTGCCTTTGGCAATCGGTGGTTTGGCAATCGGAACTACAGAATTTACTATTATGGGATTGCTTCCCGATATTGCAAAAACACTGCAGATTACCATTCCGCAAGCTGGTCATTTAATTGCGGCGTATGCTTTGGGAGTAGTAATTGGAGCACCCATTTTGATTGGGTATTCCGTAAAATTTCCACCTAAAAAAGTATTGCTTGCTTTAATGGTAATTTTCACAATTTTTAATGCTTTATCTGCTATTGCGCCTGATTATAATTCGATGTTGATTATCAGATTTATGTCTGGTTTACCGCACGGTGCATTCTTCGGAGTAGGAACTGTGGTTGCATCAAGAATGGCAGGAAAAGGGAAGGAAGCTTTATATATTTCATTAATGTTTACCGGATTAACGGTTGCCAATTTGGCGATGGTTCCTTTGGTAACTTACATCGGACATGAATTTCACTGGCGTTGGTATTTTGCAATTGTTGGTGTTATTGGTATCGCCACTTTATTAGCTTTAAAACTTTGGCTTCCTGTAATGGAAAAAAAGGAAGACAGTCATTTCTTGGAAGAATTAAAATTCCTAAAAGGAAAACAATCTTGGTTGGTTTTAATGATTACAGCAATCGGTTTTGGTGGATTGTTTACTTGGTTTAGCTACATCACACCTTTAATGACGGTGGTTTCAAAAATTGAAAGCGGTTATATGGCTTATGTAATGATTCTTGCAGGCGCAGGAATGGTTGTTGGAAATTTGGCAGGTGGTTTTCTTTCAGACAGATTAGGCCCAGAAAAAACGTGTTCGTTATTATTGTTTTTAATGATGACCTCATTAGCAGGAGTATTTTTCCTTTCTCAATATCAAAGTATTTCGTTGATGTTAACCTTTATTTGCGGAGCTTTATCGATGTCGGTTGCGGCACCTATTAATATCATGATGATGAAAGCTGCGCCAAAAAGTGAAATGATGGCCGCTGCTTTTATGCAGGCTGCATTTAATATTGCAAATGCAATGGGTGCTTTCTTGGGCGGAATTCCTTTGGAACACGGGCTGTCTTACAATTATCCTTCGCTTGTAGGAGTCGGGATGACGGTGATTGGGTTAATTATTAGTATTGTTTATTTTTATCTATATAGATCATCAGATGAAGACGAAAAAGAAATAGCGGTAGAATGTGCTACCTGTGACCAATAA
- the lipA gene encoding lipoyl synthase, whose amino-acid sequence MENLVQDTTVQKPKWIRVKLPTGKNYKELRTLVDKYKLNTICQSGSCPNMGECWGEGTATFMILGNICTRSCGFCGVKTGKPMDVNWDEPEKVARSIKLMKIKHAVLTSVDRDDLKDMGSILWGETVNAVRRISPGTTMETLIPDFQGLTKHLDRLVDVAPEVISHNMETVKRLTREVRIQAKYERSLEVLRYLKEAGQNRTKTGLMLGLGEEKDEVFQTIEDIRNANVDVITMGQYLQPTKKHLPVKKFITPEEFDEFGDFARSLGFRHVESSPLVRSSYHAEKHIH is encoded by the coding sequence ATGGAGAATTTAGTTCAAGATACTACCGTTCAAAAACCAAAATGGATTCGTGTAAAACTTCCTACCGGAAAGAATTACAAAGAATTGAGAACTTTGGTTGATAAATATAAATTAAATACAATTTGCCAAAGTGGAAGCTGCCCAAATATGGGTGAATGTTGGGGAGAAGGAACGGCAACTTTCATGATTTTAGGAAATATCTGTACCCGAAGCTGCGGATTTTGCGGTGTAAAAACCGGAAAACCAATGGATGTAAACTGGGATGAACCTGAAAAAGTGGCTCGTTCAATTAAATTAATGAAGATCAAACACGCTGTTTTAACTTCCGTTGATCGTGACGATTTAAAAGATATGGGTTCTATTCTTTGGGGTGAAACTGTAAATGCAGTAAGAAGAATTTCTCCGGGAACAACGATGGAAACTTTGATACCGGATTTTCAAGGTTTGACTAAACACTTAGACAGATTGGTAGATGTTGCTCCGGAAGTGATTTCTCACAACATGGAAACGGTAAAACGTTTGACAAGAGAAGTGAGAATTCAGGCTAAATATGAAAGAAGTCTTGAGGTTTTAAGATATTTAAAAGAAGCAGGACAAAACAGAACAAAAACCGGATTGATGCTTGGTTTAGGTGAAGAAAAAGATGAGGTTTTCCAGACTATCGAAGACATTAGAAATGCGAATGTTGACGTTATTACAATGGGACAATATTTACAGCCGACAAAAAAACATCTTCCAGTAAAGAAATTTATCACTCCTGAAGAGTTTGATGAATTCGGAGATTTTGCTAGAAGTTTGGGTTTCAGACACGTTGAAAGTTCGCCTTTGGTGAGAAGTTCCTACCACGCAGAAAAACATATTCATTAA
- a CDS encoding RNA polymerase sigma factor has product MKDEQLFPLIQKAKEKDQKAQTKLINVFWLDVFSFVMKKVHDENDADEITVNVFSKVLSKLDLYDPHFQFKTWILTIAQNTIIDFWRRKSRENQDPTENLDEVKNHYAKSPEELMISDEEQKKIIKTIESLDVNYQDIIRLRFFEEKSIKEIAEELGISVANTKVRVMRAKKVLAELLKNNEFEDN; this is encoded by the coding sequence ATGAAAGACGAGCAATTATTTCCTCTCATCCAAAAAGCAAAGGAAAAAGACCAGAAAGCACAAACTAAACTGATCAATGTTTTTTGGTTGGATGTTTTTTCTTTTGTGATGAAGAAAGTGCATGACGAAAATGATGCAGACGAAATTACCGTGAATGTTTTTTCAAAGGTTTTATCAAAACTCGATTTATACGATCCTCATTTTCAGTTTAAAACCTGGATTTTGACGATTGCTCAAAATACAATTATTGATTTTTGGCGCAGAAAAAGCCGCGAAAATCAAGATCCTACCGAAAACCTGGATGAAGTAAAAAATCATTACGCAAAATCTCCGGAAGAACTAATGATTTCTGATGAAGAACAAAAGAAAATCATCAAAACTATCGAATCTTTAGACGTTAATTATCAGGATATTATCAGATTAAGATTCTTTGAAGAAAAAAGCATTAAGGAAATTGCTGAAGAACTGGGGATTTCTGTTGCCAATACGAAAGTTCGTGTAATGAGAGCGAAAAAAGTTTTAGCTGAGTTGCTGAAAAATAATGAGTTTGAGGATAACTAA
- the tyrS gene encoding tyrosine--tRNA ligase, which produces MNSFIEELKWRGLFADMMPGTDEQLNKEMTTAYIGFDPTADSLHIGSLIQIKILAHFQQHGHKPIALVGGATGMIGDPSGKSAERNLLDEATLLHYVDCLQNQLSRFLNFDGNETNKAELVNNYDWMKNISFLDFAKNVGKNITVNYMMAKDSVKKRLSGEAGVDGMSFTEFTYQLIQGYDFLHLYQNNGVKLQMGGSDQWGNITTGTELIRRKAQGEAFALTVPLITKADGSKFGKSESGENYWLDKKKTSPYKFYQFWLNATDDDAERFIKFYTFLGRQEIEALIEEHKTAPHERKLQRKLAEEVTVWVHGREEYERALKASEILFGKSTAEDLVSLDEEIFLEIFDGVPQKEVAKADVLGINIVDLLSEKSGFLKSKSEATRELKGNSISVNKEKVNEVYTANETDLIDGKFLLLQKGKKSYFIVKVI; this is translated from the coding sequence ATGAACTCTTTTATTGAAGAACTGAAATGGCGCGGTCTTTTTGCCGATATGATGCCCGGAACAGATGAACAACTGAATAAGGAAATGACAACTGCCTATATCGGTTTTGATCCTACCGCAGATTCTTTACATATCGGAAGTCTTATTCAGATCAAAATTTTAGCTCATTTTCAGCAGCATGGTCATAAACCTATCGCTTTGGTAGGTGGCGCAACAGGAATGATTGGTGACCCTTCAGGAAAATCTGCAGAGAGAAATCTTTTGGATGAAGCAACGCTTTTACATTATGTTGACTGTCTACAAAATCAACTTTCAAGATTTTTAAATTTTGATGGAAATGAAACCAACAAAGCCGAATTGGTCAACAATTACGACTGGATGAAAAATATTTCTTTCCTTGATTTTGCTAAAAATGTAGGAAAAAATATCACGGTCAACTACATGATGGCGAAGGATTCTGTAAAGAAAAGACTTTCAGGAGAAGCTGGTGTTGACGGAATGAGTTTCACAGAGTTCACTTACCAATTGATTCAAGGGTATGATTTCCTTCATTTATATCAGAATAATGGTGTAAAACTTCAGATGGGAGGTTCTGACCAATGGGGAAATATCACTACAGGTACAGAATTGATCCGTAGAAAAGCACAAGGAGAAGCATTTGCTTTAACAGTTCCTTTGATCACAAAAGCTGACGGTTCTAAATTTGGAAAATCTGAAAGTGGAGAAAATTATTGGTTAGATAAAAAGAAAACTTCCCCTTATAAATTCTACCAGTTTTGGTTGAATGCAACCGATGATGATGCTGAAAGATTCATTAAATTCTATACTTTTTTAGGAAGACAAGAAATTGAAGCTTTAATTGAAGAACACAAAACAGCTCCTCACGAAAGAAAACTTCAAAGGAAACTGGCTGAAGAAGTTACGGTTTGGGTTCACGGGAGAGAAGAATATGAAAGAGCTTTAAAAGCTTCAGAAATTCTGTTTGGAAAATCAACCGCAGAAGATTTAGTAAGTCTTGATGAAGAAATTTTCTTGGAAATATTTGACGGAGTTCCTCAGAAAGAAGTGGCTAAAGCTGATGTTTTAGGAATTAATATTGTTGATTTACTTTCTGAAAAATCAGGTTTCCTTAAATCTAAAAGTGAAGCAACAAGAGAATTGAAAGGAAACTCAATTTCTGTAAACAAAGAAAAGGTAAACGAAGTTTATACAGCAAACGAAACAGATTTAATTGACGGTAAATTCTTATTATTGCAAAAAGGAAAGAAAAGTTACTTTATTGTAAAAGTGATTTAA
- a CDS encoding MmpS family transport accessory protein: MKKMKLKNVLKGSFVMVMAALVFGFVTSCSNDDDDDIPGTNKTHKVVFKAEASAGSNIEIAVYGIDGNPTTASSLSGTTWSSPEITTEAGAMSANVAINAIGASTSSTLKVQIWVDGELKKEGTSSGQYLSASASHTF, translated from the coding sequence ATGAAAAAAATGAAATTGAAAAACGTATTGAAAGGCTCATTTGTAATGGTGATGGCAGCGTTGGTTTTTGGCTTTGTAACATCGTGCAGCAATGATGACGACGACGATATTCCCGGAACCAACAAAACACATAAAGTAGTTTTCAAAGCAGAAGCATCTGCAGGAAGTAATATTGAGATCGCTGTTTACGGAATCGATGGAAATCCTACCACTGCAAGTAGCTTAAGCGGAACAACATGGTCAAGCCCGGAAATTACTACTGAAGCGGGAGCAATGAGCGCAAATGTTGCAATAAATGCGATAGGAGCGAGTACTTCATCTACTTTGAAGGTTCAGATTTGGGTAGATGGTGAACTTAAAAAAGAAGGAACTTCAAGCGGGCAATATTTATCTGCTTCAGCAAGTCATACATTCTAA
- a CDS encoding tetratricopeptide repeat-containing sensor histidine kinase, which produces MKNHLITICIFLSTYVQSQQLIPLNEKSYSDSLKTVVNRKIDNNAKANSYFLLSNFYRNTDSLLSKSYLEKGKALSEKTPLNTAKYHYYEGWHFLESNKEKAAVSFQKAIQEFSKIKTEEADFYIASSWYNYGVTQKNKEGYPFLVKILVEKSIPQIEKYKHHKTLGQFYSQLAIILTYNAEFAKAFEYNTKAIKILEKNAPHSPELFFAYLNTASNFCYQAKGDEAKKYLDKAEKLIQPYSESSSNASFYYGKTLYFITKQKNEEALPMIEKGLVYAKRSNQNLLTQMFYMNKYDILRKQNKLNEAKNVLENILSEKTLIIDANNRKAFYNQLSSLNEQMGNLKEALIWEKKYSKLNDSLNSENVKLELNTLETKFRTAEKQKEIANLNTEKAQKELEINKKNQYLWLLVFASLFLLILIISIYFYTKKLAKEKEINHSQKLKEIAQQEELKITKAILEGEEKERERVGKDLHDGLGGMLAGVKINFSAWASQNLESENKQNFNEILNQLDHSVTELRNIARNLMPESLLKFGLETALKDLSEFYARKDLHIDFQSIDINTNFPLTVQINIFRIVQEILANAVKHSEAENILLQCSQSEDVFLITIEDDGKGFSQDSSQTKSMGLHNLKTRVDYLKGKMEINSDDEGTAINIELNTNAIS; this is translated from the coding sequence ATGAAGAATCACCTCATCACCATTTGTATATTTTTATCTACTTATGTACAATCTCAGCAACTCATTCCGCTGAATGAGAAAAGCTATTCAGACAGTCTGAAAACTGTTGTAAACAGAAAAATTGACAACAACGCCAAAGCGAATTCATATTTCTTATTATCAAACTTTTACAGAAATACAGATTCTCTTTTAAGTAAAAGCTATTTAGAAAAAGGGAAAGCTTTAAGTGAGAAAACACCTTTAAATACAGCAAAATATCATTATTATGAAGGTTGGCATTTTTTAGAAAGCAACAAAGAAAAAGCAGCAGTCTCATTTCAAAAAGCCATACAGGAATTTTCTAAAATTAAAACTGAAGAAGCCGATTTCTACATCGCTTCATCGTGGTACAACTATGGCGTTACCCAGAAAAACAAAGAAGGTTACCCTTTTTTGGTAAAAATTTTGGTTGAAAAAAGCATTCCGCAGATTGAAAAATACAAGCATCATAAAACTTTAGGTCAATTCTATTCTCAGCTTGCCATCATTCTTACGTATAATGCCGAGTTTGCAAAAGCCTTTGAATACAATACAAAAGCGATTAAAATATTAGAAAAAAATGCGCCACATTCTCCAGAATTGTTTTTTGCTTACCTCAACACAGCAAGTAATTTCTGTTACCAGGCAAAAGGTGATGAAGCCAAAAAATATTTAGACAAAGCCGAAAAACTTATTCAGCCTTATTCGGAATCTTCTTCCAATGCTTCTTTCTATTATGGAAAGACACTTTATTTTATTACTAAACAGAAAAATGAAGAAGCACTTCCAATGATTGAAAAAGGTTTGGTTTATGCTAAAAGATCTAACCAAAATCTGTTAACTCAGATGTTTTATATGAATAAATATGATATTTTAAGGAAGCAGAATAAACTGAATGAAGCGAAAAACGTTCTGGAAAATATCTTATCCGAAAAGACACTCATTATTGATGCTAACAACAGAAAAGCTTTTTACAACCAGCTTTCAAGCCTTAATGAACAAATGGGCAATCTGAAAGAAGCTTTGATCTGGGAAAAGAAATATTCAAAATTAAATGACAGCTTAAATTCTGAAAATGTAAAGCTGGAACTCAATACACTGGAAACAAAATTTAGAACTGCAGAAAAGCAAAAAGAAATCGCCAATCTCAACACTGAAAAAGCACAAAAAGAACTGGAGATCAACAAGAAAAACCAATATTTATGGCTATTGGTTTTTGCATCACTATTCCTTCTTATTTTAATTATTTCCATTTATTTCTACACTAAAAAATTAGCAAAAGAAAAAGAAATAAACCATTCTCAGAAGCTGAAAGAAATCGCGCAACAGGAAGAATTAAAAATAACAAAAGCGATTCTGGAGGGTGAAGAAAAAGAAAGAGAAAGAGTGGGAAAAGACCTTCATGACGGACTTGGAGGAATGCTTGCCGGAGTGAAAATAAATTTTTCAGCTTGGGCTTCACAAAATTTAGAGTCAGAAAACAAACAAAACTTCAATGAAATTTTAAATCAATTAGATCATTCGGTGACCGAGCTCAGAAATATTGCCAGAAATCTGATGCCCGAATCTCTTTTAAAATTTGGTTTAGAAACTGCTTTAAAAGATTTGTCTGAATTTTACGCCAGAAAAGATTTACATATTGACTTTCAGTCTATTGATATTAACACCAATTTTCCTTTGACGGTTCAGATTAATATTTTCAGAATTGTACAGGAAATTCTGGCTAATGCAGTGAAACATTCTGAAGCAGAAAACATATTGCTGCAATGCTCTCAATCTGAGGACGTATTTTTAATTACCATTGAAGATGACGGCAAAGGTTTTTCACAAGATTCTTCCCAAACAAAAAGTATGGGACTTCACAATCTAAAAACTCGCGTGGATTATTTAAAAGGTAAAATGGAGATCAATTCCGATGATGAAGGAACGGCAATTAATATAGAACTCAACACCAATGCAATCTCATAA
- a CDS encoding response regulator transcription factor — MQSHKINIVIVDDHPIVIEGLKIMLSDKPFFHIAKTFTNGGEVIQFIKSNEVDIILLDISLPDISGIQLCEEIKKISPNTSVIMFSNRSERSIIMQCIQNGASGYLLKNVSLEELMECFHGALSGNIVFCNETKNIISKPSPQELTTTPRLTKREKQILQFLAKGKTSNEIADELFLSPLTVDTHRKNLLQKFGAKNSAELVHIAVQQNMILE; from the coding sequence ATGCAATCTCATAAAATCAACATCGTCATTGTAGATGACCATCCTATCGTTATTGAAGGGTTGAAAATCATGTTATCTGACAAACCTTTTTTTCATATTGCAAAAACGTTTACCAACGGTGGTGAAGTCATTCAGTTTATTAAATCTAATGAAGTCGATATTATTCTTCTCGATATTTCTCTGCCCGACATCAGCGGAATTCAGCTATGTGAAGAAATTAAAAAAATATCTCCGAATACGTCCGTCATTATGTTTAGTAACCGTTCCGAAAGGAGCATTATCATGCAGTGTATACAAAACGGAGCCAGCGGTTATTTATTGAAAAATGTTTCTTTGGAAGAATTGATGGAATGTTTTCACGGCGCGCTTTCCGGCAATATTGTTTTCTGTAACGAAACCAAAAATATCATCAGTAAACCTTCGCCACAGGAATTGACCACTACTCCACGCTTAACAAAACGCGAGAAACAGATCCTACAATTTTTAGCAAAAGGAAAAACAAGCAATGAAATTGCAGACGAACTTTTTTTAAGCCCATTAACTGTTGATACCCACCGTAAAAATCTGCTTCAGAAATTTGGTGCTAAAAATTCGGCTGAGCTTGTGCATATTGCGGTACAGCAGAATATGATTTTGGAATAA